The Arthrobacter russicus genome has a segment encoding these proteins:
- a CDS encoding DUF4436 family protein has protein sequence MAQDTADADSPSAGAGPKARSRLHPTALLIALAIAALYVLSLVLQANSGITRNATEYVDPGEGNALVYLQFTGIDTERRVATFNVSAIQNPDVDAARQVDRALTLQIDPVQGSGRFTIPAGQTMANEQLRVELDGDAKLWPLDRYSQTIAISATSSTGNVNTPLKVQLQVLGYSPGWKLANDAADFKELDRLDQVFLGQVDSNTSVSTIALARSGSILLLSILLVLVMVSLPVMALFVALRVRSGRQKFQPPFTAWFSAMLFAIIPIRSFLPGNPPTGAWVDTAVTVWAVIGLIVALLIYIRAWMLTER, from the coding sequence ATGGCCCAAGACACCGCCGATGCAGATTCCCCGAGCGCTGGAGCCGGGCCGAAAGCCCGGTCGAGATTGCATCCGACCGCGTTGCTCATCGCCCTCGCCATCGCGGCCCTCTATGTGCTCAGCTTGGTGTTGCAGGCCAATAGCGGCATCACCAGGAATGCCACCGAATACGTAGACCCCGGTGAAGGAAACGCATTGGTGTACCTGCAATTCACCGGAATCGACACCGAACGGCGGGTCGCTACTTTCAATGTGTCCGCGATCCAGAATCCCGATGTTGATGCGGCCAGACAGGTCGATCGGGCACTGACCCTCCAAATCGATCCAGTTCAGGGATCCGGCCGCTTCACGATTCCCGCTGGACAGACCATGGCGAACGAACAATTGCGGGTGGAGCTGGACGGAGATGCGAAGCTCTGGCCCCTCGACCGCTACAGCCAAACGATTGCCATTTCGGCGACCAGCAGCACCGGAAACGTGAATACACCACTGAAGGTACAACTTCAGGTCCTGGGCTATAGCCCGGGGTGGAAACTGGCCAATGATGCTGCAGACTTCAAGGAACTGGACCGGCTCGACCAGGTTTTCTTGGGCCAGGTGGACTCCAACACATCGGTGAGCACCATCGCCTTGGCCCGCTCCGGGAGCATTCTGCTGCTGAGCATCCTGTTGGTCCTGGTGATGGTCTCACTGCCGGTGATGGCCCTCTTCGTAGCGCTCCGGGTCCGGTCCGGGAGGCAGAAATTCCAGCCGCCGTTCACCGCCTGGTTCAGCGCCATGCTCTTCGCGATCATCCCGATCCGTTCCTTCCTGCCCGGGAATCCGCCGACCGGAGCCTGGGTGGACACCGCAGTGACCGTCTGGGCGGTGATCGGGCTGATCGTGGCATTGCTCATCTACATCCGGGCCTGGATGCTCACCGAACGATGA
- the ptsP gene encoding phosphoenolpyruvate--protein phosphotransferase has product MTTFNGVGVSPGRVVGRVRQMPPAVSEPPAGLPLAEGTTPEQAVAQLKTAAAAVQSALRERASGASGDAKAVLEATALMAADPMLIKAATKQIESGAAAERALWEAAEGVASMLLQLGGYMAERSRDVYDVRARIVAELRGVPAPGIPDSDEPFILLAEDLAPADTATLDPRKVLALVTADGGPQSHTAIIARALGLPAVVAAPGVRAIPDETEVYVDGTAGSLSTDVGPAELSAAQDWTAQASRLSSFEGQGALSDGTPVPLLANVGNAAEAAAAAQAGADGVGLFRTEFLFLDREAEPSAEEQTAAYRGVFDAFPGKKVVVRTLDAGADKPLPFLSSSDEPNPALGVRGYRTDHYRREPAVPGVLARQLSAIAAAAAVGTTEVWVMAPMVATPVEAARFGRLSQDAGLKTTGVMIEVPSAALSTRHIMKHVDFASLGTNDLTQYTMAADRQLGPLAELNDPWQPAVLSLIAVACNAAQQSAVGQSTEKPVGVCGEAAADPALAVVLVGLGVHTLSMTARAIPAVAAVLQTVSLEQARQIAAEALQQECAAAARASARAKLPVLEELGL; this is encoded by the coding sequence ATGACGACGTTCAACGGAGTGGGAGTCAGCCCGGGCCGGGTGGTCGGCCGAGTCCGGCAGATGCCGCCGGCCGTGAGCGAGCCCCCCGCCGGGCTGCCCCTGGCCGAGGGCACGACGCCGGAACAGGCCGTCGCGCAGCTCAAAACGGCCGCCGCCGCGGTTCAGTCCGCGCTGCGCGAGCGCGCTTCCGGCGCCAGCGGCGACGCCAAAGCAGTACTGGAGGCGACCGCCCTGATGGCCGCGGATCCAATGCTGATCAAGGCCGCCACGAAGCAGATCGAATCCGGAGCCGCCGCCGAACGCGCGCTGTGGGAGGCCGCCGAGGGGGTGGCCAGCATGCTGCTGCAGCTGGGCGGCTACATGGCCGAGCGCTCGCGCGATGTGTACGACGTGCGGGCCCGGATCGTGGCCGAGCTGCGCGGCGTTCCGGCACCGGGCATCCCGGATTCCGACGAGCCGTTCATCCTGCTGGCCGAAGACTTGGCCCCGGCGGACACCGCGACCTTGGATCCGCGCAAGGTTTTGGCCTTGGTCACTGCCGACGGCGGTCCGCAGTCGCATACCGCGATCATCGCCCGGGCGCTGGGTTTGCCGGCCGTGGTGGCTGCCCCCGGAGTCCGCGCGATCCCGGACGAAACCGAAGTCTACGTCGACGGCACGGCCGGCAGCCTGAGCACCGACGTCGGCCCGGCCGAGCTGTCCGCGGCCCAGGACTGGACCGCCCAGGCGTCCCGGCTGAGCTCCTTCGAGGGCCAGGGCGCGCTCTCCGACGGAACTCCGGTGCCACTTCTGGCAAACGTCGGCAACGCTGCCGAGGCAGCGGCCGCAGCGCAGGCCGGAGCCGACGGCGTGGGGCTGTTCCGCACCGAGTTCTTGTTCCTGGACCGGGAAGCAGAACCTTCAGCGGAGGAACAGACCGCTGCTTACCGAGGGGTATTCGACGCTTTCCCGGGCAAGAAGGTCGTGGTCCGCACGCTCGACGCGGGCGCGGACAAACCGCTGCCCTTCCTGAGCAGCAGCGACGAGCCCAACCCGGCGCTGGGCGTGCGCGGCTACCGCACCGACCACTATCGGCGCGAGCCGGCGGTTCCGGGTGTCCTGGCCCGCCAGCTCAGCGCCATCGCCGCCGCAGCAGCAGTCGGCACCACCGAAGTCTGGGTCATGGCGCCGATGGTTGCCACCCCGGTCGAGGCCGCACGTTTCGGCCGGCTGAGCCAGGACGCCGGGCTGAAGACCACCGGCGTGATGATCGAGGTGCCTTCGGCGGCGTTGAGCACCCGGCACATCATGAAACACGTCGACTTCGCGAGCCTGGGCACCAACGACCTGACCCAGTACACGATGGCCGCAGACCGGCAGTTGGGGCCGCTCGCCGAGCTCAACGACCCGTGGCAGCCTGCGGTGCTTTCGCTGATCGCGGTGGCCTGCAATGCCGCACAGCAGAGCGCCGTCGGGCAGAGCACGGAAAAACCGGTCGGGGTCTGCGGTGAGGCTGCCGCCGACCCGGCGCTCGCCGTCGTCCTGGTCGGTTTGGGCGTGCACACCCTGTCGATGACCGCCCGGGCGATCCCGGCAGTGGCCGCGGTGCTGCAAACCGTCAGCCTGGAGCAGGCCCGGCAGATCGCTGCGGAGGCACTCCAACAAGAATGTGCGGCAGCGGCAAGGGCCTCGGCCCGGGCCAAGCTGCCGGTGCTCGAAGAACTCGGACTCTAG
- a CDS encoding AurF N-oxygenase family protein, with translation MASSSTGTESNVREDIARKLLESSATLSYDPAQEVDWETPLDTDFHGTSPEWSTLYRTSYWDEMTPEQQRALTRQEAASVASTGIWFEMILQQMILRDFYAKDPTDAAFQWALTEIADECRHSIMFARGAEKLKAPAYHPRRVVVELGRVFKTVAFGEAAYAAILVAEEVLDVMQRDWMRDDRVVPFVRTINNIHVVEESRHMKFAREETLERLEGSSWLRRQINALVISIASYAIVTSMVSHKVYANAGLDTKRAVREAKANEHYKSMMRSSCSGLMEFLSSAGLLTKASTFVYKRANLI, from the coding sequence ATGGCTAGCAGCAGCACCGGAACTGAATCAAACGTTCGCGAGGACATCGCCCGGAAGCTCTTGGAGTCCTCGGCGACGCTCTCTTACGATCCGGCGCAGGAAGTCGATTGGGAGACCCCGCTGGATACCGATTTCCACGGCACCAGCCCGGAATGGAGCACCCTGTACCGCACGTCCTACTGGGACGAGATGACTCCGGAGCAGCAGCGCGCGCTCACCCGGCAGGAGGCCGCCTCGGTCGCGAGCACCGGAATCTGGTTCGAAATGATCCTGCAACAGATGATCCTCCGGGATTTCTACGCGAAAGACCCGACGGATGCCGCCTTCCAATGGGCGCTCACCGAGATCGCCGATGAATGCCGGCATTCGATCATGTTCGCCCGCGGCGCCGAAAAGCTGAAGGCTCCGGCCTACCACCCCCGGCGCGTCGTCGTCGAACTCGGCCGGGTTTTCAAGACCGTCGCGTTCGGCGAAGCCGCCTATGCGGCGATCCTGGTGGCCGAAGAAGTCCTCGATGTGATGCAACGCGACTGGATGCGCGACGACCGGGTGGTGCCATTCGTCCGGACGATCAACAACATCCACGTCGTCGAAGAGTCGCGGCACATGAAGTTCGCCCGGGAAGAAACCCTGGAGCGGCTGGAGGGCTCCAGCTGGCTCCGCCGGCAGATCAACGCGCTGGTGATTTCGATCGCCTCATACGCCATCGTCACCAGCATGGTCAGCCACAAGGTCTACGCCAATGCCGGCCTGGACACCAAACGCGCGGTGCGGGAAGCGAAGGCCAACGAGCATTACAAGTCGATGATGCGTTCGAGCTGCTCCGGACTGATGGAATTCCTCAGCTCGGCCGGTTTGCTGACCAAGGCCTCGACCTTCGTCTACAAACGCGCGAACCTGATCTGA
- a CDS encoding HPr family phosphocarrier protein: protein MSERHATIASRVGLHARPAAIFAEAAAELAEQHGLEVSIAPEGTPAEDALDAASILSLMGLGAAHGDRVVLRAEGAGAEETLDALVAILETDHDA from the coding sequence ATGTCAGAACGCCATGCCACGATCGCCAGCCGGGTGGGCCTGCACGCGCGGCCGGCGGCGATTTTCGCCGAAGCCGCAGCCGAACTCGCCGAACAGCACGGACTCGAGGTGAGCATCGCACCCGAAGGCACCCCGGCCGAGGACGCCTTGGACGCCGCCAGCATCCTGTCCTTGATGGGCCTCGGCGCGGCGCACGGCGACCGGGTGGTACTGCGGGCCGAAGGCGCCGGTGCCGAGGAAACCCTCGACGCCCTGGTCGCCATCTTGGAGACCGACCACGACGCCTAA
- a CDS encoding BCCT family transporter, producing the protein MSAVEGKPTISQPKLDPTKPASGKGGPSKKHRHLPIARWVFWPAAALIVAFVLYATIFPASATEVFSLIQSNVIKWFGWYYVAAIAMFVVFALWIGLSRYGDIKLGKDEDKPEFSLMSWFALLFAAGMGIGLVFFGVAEPLNHFASPRPGVEGNPIQLAQQAMTQTYLHWGLHAWAIYVVVGVSIAYAVHRKRRPISIRWTLEPLLGSKRVAGGWGNLIDVVALVGTLFGVATSLGLGVLQISAGLDKANILQATQMTQIGLILCIITLTIVSVVSGVGKGMKWLSNTNLVLAGVLMLFVLFTGPTLFLLREFVQSIGNYLQNVIGLTFNTLAFSGAEGEAWQAAWTTFYWGWWISWAPFVGIFIARISKGRSVREFVAGVLLVPTAMGFLWFSVMGGSALYRQIFGQGGLVGEDGSVDTEGALFNLLGGLPGGTVLVIGAVMLIAIFFITSADSGALVMGMISTGGDTEPRNWLRVFWALSAAAVAIALLMANGLQAIQTAAILTALPFSVVIILMCVATAKAFHLEHTAVLRAQRRLAREQMTAHVTEQVSEQVNDQLQDSVQEHYEEHLADQLHDQVAEAVEAQFTERFATSELPVLPVADPDGSGAKKPD; encoded by the coding sequence ATGTCTGCCGTCGAAGGCAAACCAACAATCAGCCAGCCGAAGTTAGACCCGACGAAGCCCGCCTCCGGGAAAGGCGGGCCGAGCAAAAAACACCGTCATCTGCCGATTGCCCGTTGGGTATTCTGGCCGGCCGCCGCGCTCATCGTGGCCTTCGTGCTCTACGCCACCATTTTCCCGGCCAGCGCCACCGAAGTATTCAGCCTGATCCAAAGCAATGTGATCAAGTGGTTCGGTTGGTACTACGTCGCGGCGATCGCGATGTTCGTGGTTTTCGCGCTCTGGATCGGGCTCAGCCGTTACGGCGACATCAAGCTGGGCAAAGACGAGGACAAGCCGGAATTCTCGCTGATGTCCTGGTTCGCGCTGCTCTTCGCCGCGGGGATGGGCATCGGCCTGGTGTTCTTCGGGGTCGCCGAGCCGCTCAACCACTTCGCCTCGCCGCGGCCCGGGGTCGAGGGGAACCCGATCCAGTTGGCGCAGCAGGCAATGACCCAGACGTACTTGCACTGGGGGCTGCACGCCTGGGCGATTTACGTCGTCGTCGGCGTTTCGATCGCCTATGCGGTGCACCGCAAACGGCGGCCGATTTCGATCCGCTGGACGCTGGAGCCGCTGCTCGGCAGCAAACGCGTCGCCGGCGGTTGGGGGAACCTGATCGATGTGGTCGCGCTGGTCGGCACGCTCTTCGGGGTAGCCACCTCATTGGGGCTGGGCGTCTTGCAGATCTCCGCCGGTCTGGACAAGGCGAACATCCTGCAAGCCACCCAGATGACCCAGATCGGCCTGATCTTGTGCATCATCACGCTCACCATCGTTTCGGTGGTCTCCGGCGTGGGCAAAGGCATGAAGTGGCTTTCCAACACCAATCTGGTGCTCGCCGGGGTGCTGATGCTCTTCGTCCTGTTCACCGGTCCGACGCTGTTCCTGCTGCGCGAATTCGTGCAGTCGATCGGCAACTATTTGCAGAACGTGATCGGGCTGACCTTCAACACCTTGGCCTTTTCCGGCGCCGAAGGCGAAGCCTGGCAAGCGGCCTGGACCACGTTCTACTGGGGGTGGTGGATCTCCTGGGCGCCCTTCGTCGGGATCTTCATCGCCCGGATTTCCAAAGGCCGGAGTGTGCGGGAGTTCGTCGCAGGCGTCCTCCTGGTGCCCACCGCGATGGGCTTCCTCTGGTTCTCCGTGATGGGCGGATCGGCGCTCTACCGGCAGATCTTCGGCCAGGGCGGACTGGTCGGCGAGGACGGTTCGGTGGATACCGAAGGGGCGCTGTTCAACCTGCTCGGCGGTTTGCCCGGGGGCACCGTGCTGGTGATCGGCGCAGTGATGCTGATTGCGATCTTCTTCATCACCTCAGCAGATTCCGGGGCCTTGGTGATGGGCATGATTTCCACTGGCGGGGATACCGAGCCGCGGAATTGGTTGCGGGTTTTCTGGGCGCTCTCCGCGGCGGCGGTGGCGATCGCGCTCCTGATGGCGAACGGATTGCAAGCGATCCAAACCGCGGCGATCCTCACCGCATTGCCGTTCAGCGTGGTGATCATCCTGATGTGCGTCGCGACCGCGAAGGCCTTCCACCTGGAACACACCGCGGTGCTCAGGGCGCAGCGGCGGCTGGCGCGGGAGCAGATGACGGCGCACGTCACGGAGCAGGTTTCCGAGCAGGTGAACGATCAATTGCAGGATTCGGTGCAGGAACATTACGAGGAGCATTTGGCCGACCAATTGCACGACCAAGTCGCAGAAGCGGTGGAAGCACAGTTCACGGAACGGTTCGCCACTTCGGAGCTGCCGGTGCTACCGGTCGCTGACCCCGATGGTTCCGGGGCCAAAAAGCCGGACTGA
- a CDS encoding glycoside hydrolase family 35 protein yields the protein MPSEESTLSYADGRLLRNGAEHRLLGGAIHYFRVHPAQWGDRLDRLKAMGANTLDTYVAWNFHQRRETDRPDFDGWRDLVRFIELAGGRGLDVLVRPGPYICAEWDNAGFPAWLTGRPGVGLRSMESEYRRAVTEWFDVLLPLLTPLQANQGGPIVAFQAENEYGSYGDDPEYVAWTRQVLLEHGVTELIFSADGGNDFYLDGGALDPAANPTMLATGTLGSRGAEAIETWHRRRPGEHFIAAEFWNGWFDHWGEEHHRREAAEAAAEVEQILDGGGSVCLYMAHGGTNFGLSSGANFDGGLQPTTTSYDSDAPIAEDGALTGKFHAMRALFGRFTELPELGSLAEPEPVLPAQTLPLTPGLELLSALRKPAGVASKTPLGFEELNCPDGLVLYRAQPILPRGGYQLRVDGLHDRGIVYIDGERVGVFEATAHEPLQLQGSGERAVVEILVENQGRINYGHLLGQGKGIRGLLINQRLSFGWTQIPLPLPDFSAEQLQQFSVATERSVAEPGFFSAHLQLVEPRDTHLALPGFGKGFVWVNGFLLGRYWARGPQRTLYVPAGLLQTGENLFTVLELEHGGDAIEFRERADLG from the coding sequence ATGCCATCCGAGGAATCAACGCTGAGTTATGCCGACGGCCGCCTGCTCCGCAACGGCGCCGAACACCGGCTGCTGGGCGGTGCGATCCATTACTTCCGGGTGCACCCCGCCCAATGGGGTGATCGGCTGGACCGGCTGAAAGCCATGGGCGCCAACACCTTGGACACCTACGTCGCCTGGAATTTCCACCAGCGCCGCGAAACAGACCGGCCGGATTTCGATGGCTGGCGGGATCTGGTCCGGTTCATCGAGCTGGCCGGCGGGCGCGGTCTGGATGTGCTGGTCCGTCCTGGTCCGTACATCTGCGCGGAATGGGACAACGCCGGGTTCCCGGCCTGGCTCACTGGCAGGCCCGGCGTCGGCCTGCGCAGCATGGAATCCGAGTACCGCCGCGCGGTGACCGAATGGTTCGACGTGCTACTGCCCTTGCTGACTCCCCTGCAGGCCAACCAAGGCGGACCGATCGTCGCTTTCCAGGCGGAGAACGAGTACGGCAGCTACGGCGACGATCCGGAGTATGTCGCCTGGACCAGACAAGTCCTGCTGGAGCACGGCGTCACCGAGCTGATCTTCAGCGCCGACGGCGGCAACGACTTCTACCTCGACGGCGGGGCTCTGGACCCGGCGGCGAATCCGACGATGCTCGCCACCGGGACGTTGGGCAGCCGGGGCGCCGAGGCAATCGAGACCTGGCACCGCCGTCGGCCCGGCGAGCATTTCATCGCTGCGGAATTCTGGAATGGTTGGTTCGACCACTGGGGTGAGGAACACCATCGGCGCGAGGCAGCCGAAGCGGCCGCCGAAGTCGAACAGATCCTCGACGGCGGCGGTTCCGTATGCCTCTACATGGCCCACGGAGGCACCAACTTCGGGCTCAGCTCAGGCGCCAATTTCGACGGCGGGCTGCAACCCACGACAACGAGTTACGACTCGGATGCACCGATTGCCGAGGACGGCGCACTGACCGGGAAGTTCCACGCGATGCGGGCGCTTTTCGGCCGGTTCACCGAACTTCCCGAGCTCGGCAGTTTGGCGGAGCCGGAACCGGTGTTGCCCGCACAGACACTTCCGCTGACCCCCGGCCTCGAGTTGCTCTCCGCCTTGCGGAAACCGGCCGGAGTGGCCAGCAAGACCCCGTTGGGCTTCGAGGAGTTGAACTGCCCGGACGGACTGGTGCTCTACCGTGCGCAGCCGATTCTGCCGCGCGGCGGGTACCAGCTGCGGGTCGACGGCCTGCATGACCGCGGCATCGTCTACATCGACGGCGAACGGGTAGGCGTCTTCGAAGCCACCGCGCACGAGCCGTTGCAGTTGCAGGGTTCCGGTGAGCGCGCAGTCGTCGAAATCCTGGTGGAGAACCAGGGCCGGATCAACTACGGGCATTTGCTGGGCCAAGGCAAGGGCATCCGCGGCCTGCTGATCAATCAGCGGCTGAGCTTCGGCTGGACGCAGATTCCATTGCCGTTGCCGGATTTCAGTGCCGAGCAGTTGCAGCAGTTCAGCGTCGCGACCGAGCGCTCCGTGGCGGAACCGGGTTTCTTTTCGGCACATCTGCAACTCGTCGAACCACGCGACACCCACCTGGCGCTGCCCGGCTTCGGCAAGGGCTTCGTCTGGGTCAACGGCTTCCTGCTCGGCCGCTACTGGGCTCGGGGTCCGCAGCGAACGCTCTACGTTCCGGCGGGGTTGCTGCAAACCGGCGAAAATCTGTTCACCGTGCTCGAACTCGAGCACGGTGGCGACGCCATCGAGTTCCGCGAGCGCGCCGACCTCGGATAG
- a CDS encoding SDR family NAD(P)-dependent oxidoreductase, giving the protein MTERALITGATAGLGAEFAQQLAQTHTDLVLVARDQGKLDAKAARLRQEYGIEVETISADLLTEPGINAVAERLADAAAPVSILINNAGFGLVKSFEQNDLADEFDHLQVHVKTPMALMHAALPGMLARRHGRIINVASVAGFIPRGTYGACKSWLISFSRWANVQYADRGVSVTAVCPGFVHTEFHQRMDASTAGIASWMWLDADQVVREGLKDSAGRKSVSIPSLKYKAMVLLSKFSSDKLAALAGKRGR; this is encoded by the coding sequence ATGACGGAACGTGCCCTGATCACCGGAGCTACCGCAGGCCTGGGTGCGGAATTCGCGCAGCAACTGGCCCAGACGCACACCGATTTGGTGCTGGTGGCCCGCGACCAGGGCAAACTGGACGCCAAAGCGGCCCGGTTGCGGCAGGAGTACGGCATCGAGGTGGAGACCATCTCGGCCGATTTGTTGACCGAACCCGGGATCAACGCAGTGGCTGAGCGGTTGGCCGACGCCGCAGCACCGGTGAGCATCTTGATCAACAATGCCGGATTCGGGCTGGTCAAGTCCTTCGAGCAGAATGACCTGGCCGATGAGTTCGACCACTTGCAGGTGCACGTGAAGACGCCGATGGCGTTGATGCACGCGGCGCTCCCCGGCATGCTGGCGCGCCGGCACGGCCGGATCATCAATGTGGCCAGCGTCGCCGGCTTCATTCCGCGCGGCACTTACGGCGCCTGCAAATCCTGGTTGATCAGTTTCAGCCGCTGGGCCAATGTGCAGTATGCCGATCGCGGGGTTTCGGTGACCGCGGTGTGCCCGGGCTTCGTGCACACCGAATTCCATCAGCGCATGGACGCCTCCACGGCCGGAATCGCATCGTGGATGTGGCTTGATGCCGATCAAGTGGTCCGCGAAGGGCTCAAAGATTCGGCCGGCCGGAAATCCGTGAGCATCCCCTCGCTCAAGTACAAAGCGATGGTTTTGCTCAGCAAGTTCAGTTCCGACAAACTTGCCGCCCTGGCGGGCAAACGCGGCCGCTGA
- a CDS encoding MFS transporter codes for MPTDNSTMTPPEEASPSGGKSPGTAGRPAKARRLPRLKQRRLAVDDVNVVDKPMLKKALGGTVVGNTMEWYDVGVFGYLITTMGPVFLPEADKTAQNLFLLGTFAATFFARPLGGIFFGWLGDKIGRQKVLAATLILMAASTFVLGLIPGYATIGIWGAVMLVLVKLVQGFSTGGEYAGATTFVSEYASDKRRGFFASFLDMGSYLGFALGAALVSVLQLTLGQGAMEEWGWRIPFLVAGPLGAVAIYFRLKIEESPQFQATLDAAEKSNQDAQSQDAAAKNPVSLVKAYWRQIVLAVILVAAANTVGYALTTYMPTYLTTSKGCDEVHGTLLTIPVLLVMSICIPLTGRLSDRIGRRPVLWTGAISTIVLSLPAFMLIGVGEIWSTLLGLALIAFPVTFYVANLASSLPALFPTSSRYGGMGIAYNFSVAIFGGTAPFIIESLLKLSNNDLMPAFYLMATSAVGAVAIFFLRESAGRPLPGSMPSVDTAQEARELVAGQDDNPDLDLNEMPFDETFEPPTPAEGVPAVPIADAKL; via the coding sequence ATGCCCACAGACAACAGCACGATGACCCCGCCTGAAGAGGCGAGCCCGAGCGGAGGAAAATCCCCGGGCACGGCCGGGAGGCCGGCCAAGGCCCGACGCCTTCCGCGGCTGAAGCAACGCCGCCTGGCGGTCGACGACGTCAATGTCGTGGACAAGCCGATGCTCAAGAAAGCGCTGGGCGGCACCGTGGTCGGCAACACCATGGAATGGTACGACGTCGGCGTCTTCGGCTACTTGATCACCACTATGGGCCCGGTCTTCCTGCCTGAGGCGGACAAGACCGCGCAAAACCTGTTCCTGCTCGGGACCTTTGCCGCGACCTTTTTCGCCCGCCCGCTCGGCGGCATCTTCTTCGGCTGGCTCGGCGACAAAATCGGCCGGCAAAAAGTGCTCGCCGCCACGCTGATCCTGATGGCAGCATCGACCTTCGTGCTCGGCCTGATCCCCGGTTATGCCACGATCGGAATCTGGGGCGCCGTGATGCTGGTCCTGGTCAAGTTGGTGCAGGGCTTTTCCACCGGCGGGGAGTACGCCGGCGCCACCACGTTCGTCAGCGAATACGCCTCGGACAAACGGCGCGGCTTCTTCGCGAGTTTCCTCGACATGGGCAGCTACCTGGGCTTCGCGCTCGGCGCCGCGCTGGTTTCGGTCCTGCAATTGACGCTCGGCCAAGGCGCCATGGAGGAATGGGGATGGCGGATCCCGTTCTTGGTCGCCGGGCCGCTGGGCGCGGTCGCGATCTACTTCCGCTTGAAGATCGAGGAGTCCCCGCAGTTCCAGGCGACCCTCGACGCCGCGGAGAAATCCAACCAGGACGCCCAGTCCCAGGACGCCGCGGCGAAAAATCCGGTCAGCCTGGTCAAGGCCTACTGGCGGCAAATCGTCCTCGCGGTGATCCTGGTCGCCGCCGCGAACACGGTCGGTTACGCGCTGACCACCTATATGCCGACCTATCTGACCACTTCCAAGGGCTGTGACGAGGTGCACGGCACTCTGCTGACCATCCCGGTGCTGCTCGTGATGAGCATCTGCATCCCGCTCACCGGACGGCTTTCCGACCGGATCGGACGACGGCCGGTACTCTGGACCGGTGCGATCTCGACGATCGTGCTCTCGCTGCCGGCCTTCATGCTGATCGGCGTCGGTGAGATCTGGTCCACGCTGCTGGGCCTGGCCCTGATCGCATTCCCGGTCACTTTCTACGTGGCCAACCTGGCATCCTCGTTGCCGGCGCTCTTCCCCACCTCCAGCCGTTACGGCGGAATGGGCATCGCCTACAACTTCTCGGTGGCGATCTTCGGCGGCACCGCGCCGTTCATCATTGAGAGCCTGCTCAAACTCAGCAACAACGATTTGATGCCGGCGTTCTACCTGATGGCGACCTCCGCAGTCGGCGCGGTGGCGATCTTCTTCCTGCGTGAATCAGCCGGCCGGCCGCTGCCCGGATCGATGCCGAGCGTCGACACCGCCCAGGAAGCCCGGGAACTGGTGGCCGGGCAGGATGACAACCCGGATCTGGATCTCAATGAAATGCCGTTCGACGAGACTTTCGAGCCGCCGACGCCGGCCGAAGGGGTGCCCGCGGTGCCGATCGCGGACGCCAAACTCTGA
- a CDS encoding methylated-DNA--[protein]-cysteine S-methyltransferase yields the protein MSIRHALIDTVLGEITLVAAADALTGLYFEGHWTLPAEPAFGSRMDAAQDPVLGPAQHQLDEYLAGQRTSFDLPLATQGTELETKVWALLRELPFGSTTNYGQLAEQLGNKQLAQAVGRAVGHNPISIFIGCHRVIGSDGSLTGYAGGLARKQALLELENPEIAAGRLF from the coding sequence ATGAGCATCCGGCACGCGCTCATCGATACCGTCCTGGGCGAGATCACGCTGGTCGCTGCAGCGGACGCCTTGACCGGACTGTACTTCGAGGGCCACTGGACGCTGCCGGCCGAGCCGGCATTCGGATCCCGGATGGACGCCGCCCAGGATCCGGTCTTGGGCCCAGCCCAGCACCAACTCGACGAGTATCTGGCCGGGCAGCGGACCAGCTTCGATCTGCCCTTGGCCACCCAGGGCACCGAATTGGAAACGAAAGTCTGGGCGCTGCTCCGCGAATTGCCTTTCGGCAGCACCACGAATTACGGGCAATTGGCCGAGCAACTCGGCAACAAGCAGCTCGCCCAGGCAGTGGGCCGGGCCGTCGGCCACAACCCGATTTCGATCTTCATCGGCTGCCACCGGGTGATCGGCAGCGACGGCAGCCTCACCGGATACGCCGGCGGTCTGGCCCGGAAACAAGCGCTCCTGGAATTGGAAAATCCCGAAATCGCGGCCGGCCGGCTGTTCTGA